The Dendrosporobacter quercicolus genome includes a region encoding these proteins:
- a CDS encoding Bug family tripartite tricarboxylate transporter substrate binding protein, whose protein sequence is MRKSIALSLMLLCSMGLVAGCGTKEAPATVAEKYPDKPITLIVPFAPGGASDMVARALGKVAYKHMGQNVIVKNVLGAGGILGWNELVESKDDGYTLGVVDNSALLPTLYETSGYYYPSALDPLVQVIELPDIAVVRSDSPWNSLSELVDYAKQHPHTVKFGHSGLGTGNHLVGEMIAQDAGIALDQVPFKGTSESLAALLGGHIQLMFAIAPRMQEHVKSGTVKVIGVAATKRINDPLYSNVPTFQEQGIDVVFTYWMGIGAHKGMPKEIKAKLLVELEKTVNDPEYIENMKKLGMEVNYLGHEEFFQKWLKESRRLTKVVKDSGIAEKIAEQKK, encoded by the coding sequence ATGAGAAAATCAATTGCGCTATCCTTGATGCTGTTATGTTCGATGGGGCTGGTTGCTGGCTGCGGAACGAAAGAGGCGCCGGCAACTGTTGCTGAAAAGTATCCGGATAAGCCAATTACGTTGATTGTGCCGTTTGCTCCTGGCGGTGCTAGTGATATGGTTGCGAGAGCGCTAGGAAAAGTAGCTTATAAACATATGGGACAGAATGTCATCGTAAAGAATGTGCTTGGCGCCGGGGGGATTTTAGGCTGGAATGAATTAGTAGAATCGAAGGACGATGGCTATACCTTGGGGGTGGTGGACAACAGTGCATTATTGCCGACATTGTACGAGACATCCGGGTATTACTATCCTTCGGCCTTGGATCCATTAGTACAAGTTATAGAACTGCCGGATATTGCCGTTGTTCGCTCCGATTCCCCTTGGAACAGTCTAAGTGAGCTGGTGGATTATGCTAAGCAGCATCCCCATACAGTTAAATTCGGGCATAGCGGGTTAGGCACCGGAAATCATCTTGTTGGCGAAATGATCGCGCAAGATGCCGGAATTGCGTTGGATCAAGTACCGTTTAAAGGCACCTCGGAATCATTGGCTGCTCTATTAGGCGGACATATCCAGTTAATGTTTGCTATTGCCCCAAGAATGCAGGAACATGTAAAAAGCGGGACAGTGAAAGTCATTGGCGTTGCCGCAACAAAGCGAATTAATGATCCTCTTTACAGCAACGTTCCTACTTTTCAGGAACAAGGGATTGACGTAGTATTTACTTATTGGATGGGCATTGGTGCCCACAAAGGAATGCCGAAAGAAATAAAAGCCAAACTGTTAGTTGAACTTGAAAAAACCGTGAATGATCCTGAGTACATAGAAAACATGAAAAAGCTGGGCATGGAAGTTAATTATTTAGGACATGAAGAATTTTTTCAAAAGTGGTTGAAAGAATCAAGAAGACTTACGAAAGTAGTCAAGGACTCCGGTATTGCTGAAAAAATCGCAGAGCAAAAAAAATAA